A DNA window from Pongo abelii isolate AG06213 chromosome 2, NHGRI_mPonAbe1-v2.0_pri, whole genome shotgun sequence contains the following coding sequences:
- the ST6GAL1 gene encoding beta-galactoside alpha-2,6-sialyltransferase 1 isoform X2, with amino-acid sequence MNSQLVTTEKRFLKDSLYNEGILIVWDPSVYHSDIPKWYQNPDYNFFNNYKSYRKLHPNQPFYILKPQMPWELWDILQEISPEEIQPNPPSSGMLGIIIMMTLCDQVDIYEFLPSKRKTDVCYYYQKFFDSACTMGAYHPLLYEKNLVKHLNQGTDEDIYLLGKATLPGFRTIHC; translated from the exons ATGAACTCTCAG TTGGTTACCACAGAGAAGCGCTTCCTTAAAGACAGTTTGTACAATGAAGGAATCCTAATTGTATGGGACCCATCTGTATACCATTCAGATATCCCAAAG tggTACCAGAATCCAGattataatttctttaataaCTACAAGAGTTATCGTAAGCTGCACCCCAATCAGCCCTTTTACATCCTCAAGCCCCAGATGCCTTGGGAGCTATGGGACATTCTTCAAGAAATCTCCCCAGAAGAGATTCAGCCAAACCCCCCATCCTCTGGGATGCTTG GTATCATCATCATGATGACGCTGTGTGACCAGGTGGACATTTATGAGTTCCTCCCATCCAAGCGCAAGACTGACGTGTGCTACTACTACCAGAAGTTCTTTGATAGTGCCTGCACGATGGGTGCCTACCACCCGCTGCTCTATGAGAAGAATTTGGTGAAGCATCTCAACCAGGGCACAGATGAGGACATCTACCTGCTTGGAAAAGCCACACTGCCTGGCTTCCGGACCATTCACTGCTAA